The Levilactobacillus namurensis genomic interval GTGAATCGTGGGATAAGTGCGTTCGGGATGGCCGAGTTGTTGGAGCAGGGCGGCCGTCCGGTCCAGTCCGGGACAGTCTTGGAAGTAGCCCCGGGAGAGCAGCCAGTCGACCACGCCGGTTTTAGTTGTAAAAGTTGTTGTCATCATTATCGCCTCATTTAGTTCTGATTGGGTTCAGTATCAAGTGACTTAAGGAATCGCAAAAAGGGTTGGGGGAAATCCCCCAACCCATGATCGTTTAAGATAAGCGTCCTTGAATCCCTTGGATAACCTGACTCTTCAACAAGGGGTACAATAACAGAATTTGAATTGGCGTGACGATGAGTTGCTTTAAGATCCGGATGGGCAGTAGGGCCCAGATTGCCGTATGGTACATAATGGCGATCCAAAGCGTGTTCAACACCAGGTCTACCACCAACATAATCAGCACTTGGGCGATGATGACGCGCCGCCAAGTGACCGGCCGTTGGTACAACAGGGCGGCGTAGATGAATGAACTCAAAATGGCGGATAGGGTAAACCCGATAAAGAACGGGCCACCGGACAGTAGGGTCCCCACCAAATCAATCATCGCGGCGGTCATAATCCCCCATAATGGGCCAAACCATTTCGCGACTAGTGCCATGACTAAGAAGGCAAATCCAAACCGAATAAACTGGTTGCCCACCGTAAAGCGTCCTAGAATCAACTGGACCGCCATCAAAAAGCCTAAAGTGACCATACTGAGTGTGTTCAGCTTGGGTAGCTGAAGTCTTGCCATCGTCTTCATATTTCGACATCTCCTAGGGGAGTTGCCACATCGCTGCGGCCAATGCGGCAATAAGATCGCGGGCCACTTGCCCTTCGTCCGGTGTTCACATTGCGTTCCACCAGCACTTGACGCCTTATTGCCTACTCCGTAAATTTGTTACAGAGAATATACTAACACAAGTCAGACGTTTCTGCAGGGTTCGGTCATTCTCGAAAAGGTCAGGGGGGCGATTGTGCGTAGTGGGGGGTCAATCGATAGGACAAATTATGAAAGCGCTCTAGTGACGAAACGCGTTTAGGCTTATCATAGGGATTAACAGCTACCTGATAGGAGGATGATGCACATGACAACAGTTCATTGGGGTGTGATCGGTCCTGGTCGAATTGCCGAAAACTTCGGCCGGGAGTTCCCGGCGGGCCAGACCCTGTACGGGGTCGCTAGCGACCATTCACCGGAGAAAGCGCGGGCCTTTGCCCGCAAGTTCCAGATTCCCCACGTTTACGCCAATCACGCCGAGTTACTCGCTGACCCGGCCATTGACGTGGTCTACATCGCAACCACCAATAACGTGCATGCCGATAATATCCGGGCAGCGTTATTGGCCGGTAAACACGTCCTGGCCGAAAAGCCCGTGACGCTTAATCTGACACAACTTAAGGCGTTGGATCAGCTGGCCGCGGACCGGCAACTGATCCTGATGGAGGCCCAGACCATCTACCACATGCCGTTGTATCCTAAGCTACTGCAGGTCGTTCACGACCAGCAGTTGGGGAAGCTCCAATCCCTGCACGCCGCGTTCGGCCTGGGTAGCGACCCGACGGACCAGACGGGGCGCTTGTTGAACCCGCAACTTGGCGGTGGGGGCCTATTAGATATGGGCATCTACGCGCTGAGCTTTGCCCGTCGCCTGATGACGGCACCACCCCAATTAGCCCAGACGGTGATGGTCCCGACTAAAACGGGCGTCGACAACCTAAGCGCCACGGTAGTGACCAACGCCCACCACGAGCTGGCGACGTTCTCGTTTAACTTACTGCCCGCGGCGCCAGAACTGGCTTACGCGGTCTACGAACACGGCTACTTCTTAATCGACCGTTACCTGCGCCCGGACCAAGCCGTCTATGTCGATGGCCGGACCGGCGAGCGGCAGACCATTACGGCCGGCCACCGTGACCAGGCCATGGGCTATGAGGCTCAGGATATGGCCCAGGCCATTGCGACCGGTCAGAACCCGACGCAAGCCTGGACCCGCGACACCATGGCATTGATGACGGCTATGCGCCAGGCCTGGGGGTTGACGTACCCGCAGGAACGGTAAGCCACGTTGCATAAAACGAACGGCGGCCCACTGACTAATCAGCCAGTGGGCCGCCGTTCATTTAGGTTGAGTGAATGTTCCATGTGAAACACGCTGGTGGTCTTAGTCGGTCTTGGCGATGACTAAGCCGTACCAGTTTCCTTTGTGGACGCTGCCGTCTTCATCCGTGCGGCCGCCCATTAGGTTATTGATGACGTAGATGCCAAGCTGATAGTTGCCAAGTCGATTACGCTTAGATTGCGGGTAACCTTGCTGGGCCAAGAGGCGTTTGATGGCCTTCAGCTTTTGCGCGTTGGTCTGGTTGGGGTGCTTCATCAGGTACGTCGCGACCGAATCGAAGGACACGATGTGGGTGTAGCCCTTGGTCGAGACCTTCTCGGGCGCATCTTCGTCCCAGGTGTCGTTGGTGGCGTAGTTAAACGCCGCGATTCGCGACAACCCCAGGTCAACCGGGGTGTTCGGGAACAACTTGATGATCGAGCGGGCCAGCTTCTGGTACTTACTGTGGTTTAAGTATTGCAGGTAGTCCTTAGTGGTGACGAAGTCGTCAGGGAACAGGAGATTCCGGCCCAGGTGGTTCGGGGTCTTACCGGCGACTAGCGCGGAACTAGCCGCGTAGCCGAAGACCGACTTGCCGTTCTTTTGTGCTCTCACGTAGTAGTACCACTGGGTCTTGCCGTTATGGCGAACCTGAACGGAGTTACTCCGGTAGAGGCTCTGGTTGGTCACGCTCTTTAGGTTGAGCAGCTTCTTGGTGTGGGTCCAATTCCAGAGGTAGGCGTTCTTGGTCGCGCTCTTGACGTGGAAGTAATCGCCAGCGTACTCGGGTTGCTTGAAGCGCCGCCGGACAATTTGATAGCCCTTAGGGTTGAACCCCTTCACTAACTGTGGTCGGTAGATCCACCCGGTCTTGGTGCCTGGTGTATTGGTGACCTGAATCCACTTATGGCTGCCC includes:
- a CDS encoding Gfo/Idh/MocA family protein, which gives rise to MTTVHWGVIGPGRIAENFGREFPAGQTLYGVASDHSPEKARAFARKFQIPHVYANHAELLADPAIDVVYIATTNNVHADNIRAALLAGKHVLAEKPVTLNLTQLKALDQLAADRQLILMEAQTIYHMPLYPKLLQVVHDQQLGKLQSLHAAFGLGSDPTDQTGRLLNPQLGGGGLLDMGIYALSFARRLMTAPPQLAQTVMVPTKTGVDNLSATVVTNAHHELATFSFNLLPAAPELAYAVYEHGYFLIDRYLRPDQAVYVDGRTGERQTITAGHRDQAMGYEAQDMAQAIATGQNPTQAWTRDTMALMTAMRQAWGLTYPQER
- a CDS encoding folate family ECF transporter S component codes for the protein MKTMARLQLPKLNTLSMVTLGFLMAVQLILGRFTVGNQFIRFGFAFLVMALVAKWFGPLWGIMTAAMIDLVGTLLSGGPFFIGFTLSAILSSFIYAALLYQRPVTWRRVIIAQVLIMLVVDLVLNTLWIAIMYHTAIWALLPIRILKQLIVTPIQILLLYPLLKSQVIQGIQGRLS